One Cystobacter ferrugineus genomic window, TTGCGCGCGAGCCCCTGCACCGTCTCGCGCTGGTAGATGGCCTCGGACTCGATGAGGGCCTTCACCGTGGCGAGTTCCTCCTCGGGCACGAGCTCCGTGCGCAGCGCGGAGAGCCCCCGCACCGTCTCCTCGAACGCCTGGGGCAGCTTGCCCGGGGGCAGGGTGAGGCTCGCGGCGAAGAGGCCCGGATCCCTCGGCGTGTACGCGTACGTGTGGATGTCATTGACGAGGCCGCGCTTGCGCTTGACCTCCAGCACCAGCCGGGAGGCCTCGCCCTGGCCGGCGATCATGGCGAGCGCATCCAGCGCGGGCACGTCCGGGTGGTTGCCCTGGGGAATGGGGAAGGCGAGGTTGAGGTAGGCCTCCTTCACCTCGTCCGGACGCAAGAGGACGCGGCGGCGGGTGGCCTGGGGCTCGCGCGGGCGCACGACGCCCCCCTCGTAGGGCCGGCCCCAGTCTCCCCCGAAGAACTCGTCCACCCATCCCCGCAGCTCCGCCTCGGTGAAGTCCCCGGTGGCCACCAGCACGAGATTGCGAGGGGTGTAGTGCCGCCGGTAGAACTCGAGCACCTTGTCCCGGCTGAAGCCGCGCACGCTCTCCGCGGTACCGATGACGGGGTGGCGGTAGGGGTGCTCCTGGTAGACGGTGGAGAAGAGATCCCTCGAGGCCCGGCGGCCCGGCGTGTCCTGGCTGCGCTTGATCTCCTCGCACACCACCTCGATTTCCCGCGACAGCTCGCCCTCGTCGAAGGCCGAGGAGCGGATGGCATCGCCGAGGATGTCCAGCCCCATGCGGGCGTACTGGCTGGCGATGACGATGTGGTAGACGGTCTGGTCGAAGGACGTCCAGGCGTTGATCTCCCCCCCATGGGCCTCCACGTCGCGGGCGATCTCCCCGGGAGCGCGCCGGGCCGTGCCCTTGAAGAGCATGTGCTCGTGCAGGTGGGCGAGTCCGGCCTGGTCGGGGCGCTCGTCGGCGCTGCCGGCCTTCACCCACACCTGGAAGGCGGCCACCCGGGCGGCGTGCTGTTCCTCGAAGACGACGGTGAGTCCGTTGGGAAGTGTGTAGCGTTGAGCCATGGAACAGTTGACCCTGGCACTGGTAGGAGGGGGTGGCAAGGCGTCCGGCACCCTTGGAGCCCCCCCGACGTACGCCTGGAGACCAATCAGGAGGACGGGGTAGGTGCTGGGAGCGGTGTTCGGTGGAGAAGCCGTGGCGCGGGCGGTAACCTGGAATCACATGGCGTCGTCAGAGGAAGTGGATCCACTCGCCGAGCTACGAGAGGGGGAGGGCTTGGACGCGGAAGCGGCCGCCACGGTCGCGCCTCCTCCGCTCCCCCCACGCCGGCCCGCGCCGGTGGCCCTCCGTCCGGCGATGACCCTGCCCGCCGTGAGGCTGCCCTCGCGCCCCTCGGCCTCCGTGGAGAAGGAGCCCACGGCGGCGCGCCCGCGCGAGCCGGCGCGCGCGGGATCGGCCGAGGCCCGGGTGGCGCAGCTCGAGGCGGAGCTGCTCCAGGTGGAGGAGGATCGCAAGGATCTCTCGCGCTCGCTCGCGGATGTGGAAGCGGAGCTGGCGCGGGTGTCGGACGAGCTGAAGCGGGAGCGGGAGTCGCGCGGCGCGCTCGCCGAGGAGCTCATCGAGGCGAAGGAGGCGCTGTCGCTCGCGCAGGATCGGGTGTCGGAACTGGTGACCGAGCACCTCGAGACGCAAGGCGCGCTGGAGGCCGTCCGGGACGAGTACCAGTCCACACTGGTCGAGTTGGAGCAGACCACGGAGCGGTTGCAGGAGGCCGAGCGGGAGCGGGAGCTCGCCGCGGCGGAGCGCACGGGGTTGTCGGTGCGGGTGGGGCAGTTGGAGTCGCTGCTCGCGGATGCCGAGTGGTCGAACAACTCGCTGGAGGAGGTGCGCGCGCACACCCTGGAGCTGGAGGCCGAGCGCGATGGGGCGCTGGCCGAGAGCGGGGATCTCTCCGAGAAGCTGGCGCTGGCGGAGGCGGAGGTGGAGCGGCTGCGCGAGCGGATGGAGTCGGAAGTGGCGGCGCTGGGCGAGGTGGTGGAGTCCGCCGAGGCGAACGCGGCACGGCTGGAGGAAGAGCTGCGCACGGTGACGGCGGACCGGCAGGATCTCTCGCGCGCGCTGGCCGAGGTGGAGGCGGAGCTGGCGTCGCTGCGGAGCGCGAAGAAGGAACCGCTCGAGGAGTCGGAGGAGGGGATCGCCGGGAGCCGGGCGCTCGAGGCCGAGGCCCAGGCGGAGCGGCTGCGCCAGCGGGTGAAGGTGCTGGAGGACGCGCTGGAGGTGGCCCGGCGCAAGAATCCGGCCCCGGCCCCGGACGCCGAGCTGATCGCCGAGCGCGACCAGCTCCGGGAGGACGTCGCCTCGATGAAGCGCAAGCTGATGGTGGCGGAGCTGGCGCTGGAGACGGCGGCCAGCAACAAGATGAAGGTGGCGCGGTTGGAGGCGGAGCTCGCGCAACTGAAGAAGGCGAAGTAGGGGATGGACTTCGCGGGTCCCATCGACGCCCTCACGGGCACTCCCGCGGCGCGCTTCGGGCTGTACGTGCACTTCCCCTACTGCGTGTCCAAGTGCCCCTATTGCGACTTCGCGGTGGCGGTGGTGCGCGAGGTGCCCGAGGAGCGCTACGCCCGCGCGGTGCTCACGGAGCTGGACGCGCGGCTCGCGGCGGACCCCTCGCTGCGCGAGCGCACGCTGGAGTCCATCTTCCTCGGCGGCGGCACGCCGTCCCTGTGGCATCCCCGGTGGGTGGCGCACGTGCTGGAGGGCGTGGCGGCGCGGCTGCGCGTGGCGCCGGGGGCCGAGGTGTCCCTGGAAGCCAACCCGAGCCTCGCGGACGCCGGGCGCTTCGCGGGCTACCGGGCCGCGGGCGTCAACCGGTTGTCGCTGGGCGTGCAGTCCTTCCAGGAGCAGACGCTCCAGGCGCTGGGGCGCGAGCACTCGGGGGCGCAGGCGGTGGCCGCGTTCGAGACGGCCCGGCGCGCGGGCTTCGACGTGGTGTCCATGGACTTCATCTATGGCGTGCACGGCCAGACTCGCGCGCAGGTGGAGGCGGATGCGCGCCAGGCGGTGGCCCTTCGGCCCGAGCACCTGTCCACCTATGCGCTGACGGTGGAGCGCGAGGTGCTGGCCGTGGCCACGCCGCTGTCCCGGCAGCTCGACCAGGGGGTGCTGGCGTTGCCCTCGGACGAGGCCGTGGTGGAGATGGCCCAGACGGTGCGCGACGTCTACGCCGAGGGTGGACTGCACCGCTACGAAATCTCCAACCATGCCCGGCCGGGGTTCAGCTCGCGCCACAACGCGCTGTACTGGACCGGGGGCGAGTACCTCGCGCTGGGCGTGGGGGCCACGGGCATGTGGCTCACCTCACCCTCAGGGGCCCCTCCCGAGGGCTCGCGCTATGTGAATCCGCGCGGCTCGGGCGCGTACCTGCGCGCGGTGGAGGAGGGCCGGCCGGTGGAGGCGAGCCGGGAGGCCCTGGGTCCCGAGGAGCTCTTCGCCGAGCGCCTGTCCATGGGGCTGCGGCTGCGCTCCGGCGTGGACTGGGAAGCGGTGTGCGCGCGCTACGGCCAGTCCCCCGAGCCCCGCCGGGCCGAGGTGGGGCGGCTGGTGCGCCATGGCCTCGCCCGGCTCGAGGGCTCCCGGCTCGTGCTCACCGACGCGGGCGCGGACGTGCA contains:
- the hemW gene encoding radical SAM family heme chaperone HemW codes for the protein MDFAGPIDALTGTPAARFGLYVHFPYCVSKCPYCDFAVAVVREVPEERYARAVLTELDARLAADPSLRERTLESIFLGGGTPSLWHPRWVAHVLEGVAARLRVAPGAEVSLEANPSLADAGRFAGYRAAGVNRLSLGVQSFQEQTLQALGREHSGAQAVAAFETARRAGFDVVSMDFIYGVHGQTRAQVEADARQAVALRPEHLSTYALTVEREVLAVATPLSRQLDQGVLALPSDEAVVEMAQTVRDVYAEGGLHRYEISNHARPGFSSRHNALYWTGGEYLALGVGATGMWLTSPSGAPPEGSRYVNPRGSGAYLRAVEEGRPVEASREALGPEELFAERLSMGLRLRSGVDWEAVCARYGQSPEPRRAEVGRLVRHGLARLEGSRLVLTDAGADVHSAICARLL